Proteins encoded by one window of Thermodesulfobacteriota bacterium:
- a CDS encoding LysR family transcriptional regulator has protein sequence MYNWDDLKVFLEVSKTLNLSKAARELDIDQTTVHRRLLRLERKTGKRLLKRLGQGYVLTSLGEALASHSETLTNEIKKIDKILEDDLSDIFGSVNLTTTNVIANVVLPDLVVKFTKQYPMLKLEITVAEEFFDIYKREADLAIRSTERVEPHEHALKIGKGTWALYASKDYMKTRPNMDNSNFYKDNMFILGSEKIENIKSTKWLRTKISDENIALKANSMESIYSSVKAGLGIGLLPCVYNNVDDSLVELSDPDSKFGSPIWLITHKEFLNSEKIQICLNFFERELKKIFHYN, from the coding sequence ATGTATAACTGGGATGACCTTAAGGTTTTCTTAGAAGTGTCTAAAACTCTAAACCTTTCAAAAGCAGCTAGAGAGCTGGATATAGACCAGACTACTGTTCATAGACGACTTTTGAGGCTAGAGAGAAAAACCGGCAAAAGACTACTTAAGAGACTCGGGCAAGGATATGTACTAACTTCTTTAGGTGAAGCCCTAGCATCTCATTCAGAAACACTAACTAATGAGATAAAAAAAATTGACAAGATATTAGAAGATGACCTTTCAGACATTTTTGGTTCTGTAAACCTCACTACAACAAATGTTATCGCCAATGTTGTATTGCCAGATCTAGTCGTGAAATTCACAAAGCAATATCCCATGCTAAAGCTTGAGATCACAGTAGCCGAGGAATTCTTTGATATATATAAAAGAGAGGCTGATTTAGCTATACGCTCAACGGAAAGAGTAGAACCTCATGAGCATGCGCTTAAAATCGGAAAGGGGACATGGGCATTGTACGCATCAAAAGACTATATGAAAACAAGGCCGAATATGGACAATTCTAACTTTTATAAAGACAACATGTTCATTTTAGGAAGTGAAAAAATTGAGAATATAAAATCTACCAAATGGCTGAGAACTAAAATATCTGATGAGAACATCGCTCTTAAGGCAAATTCTATGGAGAGTATATATTCAAGTGTCAAAGCCGGACTTGGAATAGGTCTTTTGCCATGTGTATATAACAATGTAGATGATTCATTGGTAGAACTAAGCGATCCCGATTCAAAATTCGGCTCACCAATTTGGTTAATTACGCATAAAGAATTCTTAAATAGCGAAAAAATCCAAATATGTTTGAATTTCTTTGAAAGAGAGTTAAAAAAGATTTTTCACTATAATTGA
- a CDS encoding acetoacetate decarboxylase family protein, translated as MRTLGISFILVFVVALAFPVKSLLAEDNLPAPQLVTNAWMYIVGYEADPEAIKELLPKGLEPHPNNRVVLNMYTVPDGTNTSGFGAYTLTYVTIEVKDHDSYTKDAPQGFPGRYFAYYYNSSPVMRKFTKAAGIPAQSGFTTTTVKDGKLTATLDVGGKPFIVSTADVGSDFEGVVGGHLNYFGLLDLGQKQQVVKYPIPWVGYPVKTENPTVTFKMPQDNPLYKLKPKKVDWAVWIKGSFVYPQYQVIHESSKTAKK; from the coding sequence ATGAGAACTTTAGGTATTTCATTTATACTAGTTTTTGTGGTGGCTTTAGCATTTCCTGTTAAATCTTTATTGGCAGAAGATAACCTTCCTGCTCCGCAATTAGTTACAAACGCTTGGATGTATATAGTAGGATATGAAGCAGATCCTGAGGCTATAAAAGAGTTATTGCCTAAAGGATTGGAGCCCCATCCTAATAACCGTGTAGTTCTTAACATGTATACAGTTCCGGATGGAACAAATACATCAGGATTTGGTGCTTATACTCTGACCTATGTGACTATTGAAGTTAAAGATCATGATTCTTATACCAAAGATGCTCCTCAAGGATTTCCGGGAAGATATTTTGCATATTACTACAATAGTTCTCCTGTAATGAGAAAATTCACTAAGGCAGCAGGAATTCCGGCACAATCTGGATTTACAACTACTACAGTAAAAGATGGAAAACTTACTGCTACTCTTGATGTGGGTGGAAAACCTTTTATTGTCTCGACAGCAGATGTCGGGAGCGATTTTGAAGGCGTTGTGGGAGGACATCTAAATTATTTCGGGTTATTAGATCTTGGACAAAAACAGCAGGTTGTAAAATATCCCATCCCTTGGGTCGGATATCCTGTTAAGACTGAAAATCCAACTGTCACTTTTAAGATGCCACAAGACAATCCTCTTTATAAATTAAAACCAAAGAAAGTGGATTGGGCAGTGTGGATAAAAGGAAGTTTCGTATACCCGCAGTATCAAGTTATACATGAGTCCAGTAAGACTGCTAAGAAATAA
- a CDS encoding MaoC family dehydratase: MTQKIDFKSPLEVGFTFEKPITFSTQEISTFAKLCGDLNPLHHDPERAKSSRYGGIIACGPHTSAVYLSTMTAFLAPKYLGIGIKSEFEFCKPIYPNIELTIKWVVRTIIPKPRLHGYIVVSEGGIYNNDEELLLGRGTFIITEK; the protein is encoded by the coding sequence ATGACGCAGAAAATAGATTTTAAGTCGCCCCTTGAGGTAGGTTTTACATTTGAGAAGCCTATAACTTTTTCTACGCAAGAAATCTCTACATTTGCTAAGCTGTGTGGTGATTTAAACCCTCTTCACCACGATCCTGAGCGTGCTAAATCAAGCAGGTACGGCGGAATTATAGCTTGTGGACCGCATACTAGTGCTGTTTATCTCTCTACAATGACTGCATTTTTAGCTCCAAAATACCTAGGCATCGGAATTAAATCAGAATTTGAATTTTGTAAACCCATATACCCCAATATAGAACTGACTATTAAATGGGTTGTGAGAACAATAATTCCAAAACCTAGATTGCATGGATATATTGTTGTTAGTGAAGGAGGGATTTACAACAATGATGAAGAACTACTATTGGGCAGGGGTACTTTTATCATCACTGAAAAGTGA